Below is a window of Agathobacter rectalis ATCC 33656 DNA.
AGGACCTTTCGCTCATGAGAGAAATCCCGGGCATGGTTGTAATAAACCCATCAGACGATGTGGAGGCAAGAGCCGCAGTAAAGGCTGCATATGACCATGTGGGCCCTGTATACCTTAGATTCGGCAGACTTGCAGTGCCTGTAATCAACGACACACCGGACTACAAGTTTGAAATCGGAAAGGGTATTGTACTCAAGGAAGGCAAGGATGTATCTATATTTGCAACAGGACTTGAGGTATCAGAGACACTTGAGGCAGCAAAAATGCTCGCAGCAGACGGCATAGATGCTGAGGTTATCAATATCCATACAATCAAGCCAATCGATAGAGAGCTGATTGTTAAATCTGTATCAAAGACAGGCAAGGCAGTTACAGTAGAGGAACATTCTATCAATGGAGGACTCGGAAGTGCTGTGGCAGAGGTACTCTGTGAGGAGCAGCCTGCAAAGCTTCTGCGTATCGGTGTTGAGGACCGTTTCGGCGAGTCAGGACCGGCAGTGGAGCTTATCCACAAGTATGGACTGGATGCAGAGGGCATCTACAACAAAGTAAAGAATTATATGAAGTAGTGGATTTTATGTGCTTCGCACTTGGAGGCTGTGTTCACCGGTGCAGCATACAGTATATTCCTCAGAAAAATATGAAGTCAGCCGCAGGATTTCGTGTGGATAGCGTGTGGAATGAGTTTAGTCATTCTTGCTATTTTACATAATGGAACCCTGCGGCAGTTCATATTGTTTCTTCGGAACATGCTGTATGCTTTCCGGTGGTATGTAGTTTGTTGAGTGCGAAGCATTTTACTTCTTCATATGTGTGAAAAGTCGGGCGCATGGGTTCATGCGCCCTTTTTTCGTTGGGGATTAACTGCAAAATACCTTTATAATCGCACAATTTTGCATAAATTTACATTTTGCAAGTGCTATGCTGACCGAAAAAGGAGGCTGGCATGATAGATATTGTGACGAACAACGTCAGGCAGATTGGCACACCGGCGGATGAGGGCCGGGTTTACATATCGGAGAAAGCGTACAAGCGCATAAAGACAGAGGGCTTTAAGGATAAAGAGGTTTTTGTACTTATGGGGCATACGGAGAGCAGCGGAGGCAGGTATGCAACATTTGTGGAGGCGGCGATTGCAGTATATGATATGGAGTTTGACAAAAATGCGCCTCTTTGGACCAACAAGGTATGGAGCAGGGTGTTTGCGGAGATAAAGAAAAGCTACGAGGAGCTGATTATCGTCGGATGGGCATTCAGGCAGGAGGATTTTCCGGCTGAGCCAACACCCATGCTTGAAAATATACACAGGGAGCATTTTGGCGGCGCTCATCAGCTTATGTTCCTTTTGAACAGGACCGAGCAGGAGGAAAACTTCTTTATCAAAAAGAATAATCATCTGAAGAAAAAGACAGGCTTTTTTGTATATTACCGCATGAATGAGCATTGTGATAGTGCTGACAGCTATAATGAAACTGACACCTGCAATAAAACCTACAGCTATAGTAATGCAAACAACAATAATAAAATAGACAGTTATAGTAATGCCGATGACAATAATAAAAGCAGCAACCGGTATGAGGACACTGACACAGCGGCCAAAAGCAGCTACAGCCGGATACATAGAAGAGCTTCGGCAGATGACAGGATCAATGTGTCGTTTCCTGAGGAATTTGGCAGCATATCGAAAGAACGTGGCCGGTACAGAAAAGCCATGGAGGCAGGAAAAGAAGAGCGCAAGGGTTCGTTTGCATCTGTAGTGATGATTGCAGCGATAGCAGTGCTTATAGTGCTTATCGGGCTTAAAGCCGGCGCTGGAATGAGCGGCACAATAGACAAAAAGGAGACACTTCCTGCCATGTCCACAGAAGAAGATTTAATTCCTGTGGAAAAAATATCCGGTGAATGGTATACTGACAAGTAACAAATATTTTGGAAGTAGACAAAAGGATAAGATTATGGCACGGAAATCAGACTTTAAAACTGTCGAGACCGATTTGGACGAGCTCGAGGAGAAAATACGAAAGCATAGAAGAAAAATAGCAAAAAGAATAATAATAGTCGTGGCAGCAGTCGTGGCTTTATTTCTTATAGTATGGTTGTGGATGGCGCTGCGCACCTACAAGTCATTTGACGTCAAAAACAGCGTGGAGCAGAAGGACAAGAGTGCGGTGTCATTCGTGGATTTCTGCGGAGCAGTAGTGGAGTACAGCAATGATGGTGTATTGTATACAGACTCAGACGGAAACCGTATATGGAACCAGGCATTTGAGAT
It encodes the following:
- a CDS encoding transketolase family protein, producing the protein MSEVKKIATRDSYGNALVELGKAHDDLIVLDADLAGATKTCIFQKEFPERHWDCGIAECNMTGIAAGLATCGKVPFISSFAMFAAGRNYDQVRNSIGYPHLNVKIGATHAGISVGEDGATHQCLEDLSLMREIPGMVVINPSDDVEARAAVKAAYDHVGPVYLRFGRLAVPVINDTPDYKFEIGKGIVLKEGKDVSIFATGLEVSETLEAAKMLAADGIDAEVINIHTIKPIDRELIVKSVSKTGKAVTVEEHSINGGLGSAVAEVLCEEQPAKLLRIGVEDRFGESGPAVELIHKYGLDAEGIYNKVKNYMK